ATGGTAGGCAAAAGGTGCTTCATGATCCGGCTGATTGCCATGACAATACTGCCCTATCATGGTTTCAACATTTCTAGCAATGTAGTTAGGGTTCCATGGCACACTAAACAACGAATCGAGTTTTGACTCGAAATCTTCTTCTCCTCCATATAATGCAATCAAGCCCTCCATGTCATGTGGAGCAAAAAAAGATACTTGCCAAGCATTTGCTTCCCTATACATATATTCATAATAAGGGTATTGAGGATTAAAATTCTGGATCCAAGTGCCATCCTCCAATCTACCCCTCATAAATTTAGTTGTAGGGTCAAACATATTTTTATAGTTCTTTGACCGCTCCATCAGTATGTTAAAGTTAGCTGTATCACCAAGTTTGTTGGCCATTTGGGCAAGTGAATAGTCATCATACGCATATTCTAAAGTTTTGGATACACCGGCCTTCCCTTTCGTTTCTACATGAGGTTCGGAAATATCGGGATCAGCGATATACCCCTTTTCGATATATTCATTGATATAAGGACGGGCACCTCCGGACTCATTAGCATTCTTTAAAAGCAATTGGTAGGTGCCCTCCACATCAAAATCATCAATGCCCCTTAGATAAGCTCCAGTAATAGATGAGGCACCATGATCGCCGTGAAAAAACGTGGGAATAAATCCCGTCTTATCGCCAACATCTTTCATTGACTTAATAACGTCTAGTGTAACTTTTGGCGATATCAATCCTAGCAATACATCTTTATTGCGATAGGTATCCCAGAGAGAAGGTTCTGTATAATAATTAAAATCAGCACGATCTACTTCGCCTTTAGCATCTGTAAACGCTCCATTTACGTCGCTACGTAATGCTGGCCATAAAAATGATCGGTACAGGCAAGAATAAAACATTTCTTTCTGCTTCTCCGTTCCTCCGCTTACAGTTATAGATGATAATAGTTCCTCCCGCTGCGAAGCCGCCTCATTGCGAATCTGAGCAAAGGACTTATCACCAATTTCCTGTTGAAGGTTTTGTTTGGCATTTTCAATGCTGACAAATGACAACCCTATTTTGAGTTCGACGGGTTCATTATTACCATTAACTAAATGCACGACAGCAAACCCATTAGACGCTCCCTCTTCTTTTTTCTCCACCCTTTCAATTGCGGTATTTAGTATAGCATAAAAATAAATCTTCTCGCCTGTTTGCTGGTACCCCTGTACAACGGA
This Olivibacter sp. SDN3 DNA region includes the following protein-coding sequences:
- a CDS encoding GH92 family glycosyl hydrolase encodes the protein MRIQVKNLLAIILIILLTSTVSEGQTKKSYTDYVNTFIGTAPLTDPEILGYELPEGWRSWAGLTFPGSSLPNAMVQLSPITEYGSGAGYEYEDTLIYGFTHTNKGHWNLCNIPILPLSDGGQKSSDKFRSRFSHERESSAPGFYQVYLDDYDVDVHLTSTLRCGYHRYAYEDNAGRQILFDLAKANNKVSNWQIEQVGSSVVQGYQQTGEKIYFYAILNTAIERVEKKEEGASNGFAVVHLVNGNNEPVELKIGLSFVSIENAKQNLQQEIGDKSFAQIRNEAASQREELLSSITVSGGTEKQKEMFYSCLYRSFLWPALRSDVNGAFTDAKGEVDRADFNYYTEPSLWDTYRNKDVLLGLISPKVTLDVIKSMKDVGDKTGFIPTFFHGDHGASSITGAYLRGIDDFDVEGTYQLLLKNANESGGARPYINEYIEKGYIADPDISEPHVETKGKAGVSKTLEYAYDDYSLAQMANKLGDTANFNILMERSKNYKNMFDPTTKFMRGRLEDGTWIQNFNPQYPYYEYMYREANAWQVSFFAPHDMEGLIALYGGEEDFESKLDSLFSVPWNPNYIARNVETMIGQYCHGNQPDHEAPFAYHFIGKPEKSQKIIDYILNNLYGIGDEGLALCGMDDAGEMSAWYVFSALGLYTFSATDPEYIVTVPLFDEIKWKTSNNEVLTITKPEKGRALKSIKVDGRESEGYFVSHDLFKNGGTIDVITQ